The DNA sequence AACGTGAGCTACAACGGCCACGTCGGAGCCGGCCAGTACACGGAGTTCGGCTTCCAGGCCTCGGGGTCCGGAACGCCGGCGGTGGCCGGCTGCGGCTGAGCCACCCGGTGGGCCGGGTCTGCCGCCCGGGAGGGGTCGGCAGACCCGGTTCACTAGTTGACCGCGGCCGAGAAGGAGTTGACGGCGAGGCCGACACCGCCGCTCCACGGCTCGAAACCGGCCTGGATGCTGGTCAGGTACCAGGAGCGGTCGACGCGGGTGCGCGCGTCGACGTCGTTGACGAAGTCCAGGACGTTGAACGACCAGCCCGAGATCGCGGACTGCGCCACGTAGGACACCACGTCGTTGCCGCCGTTGTTGCCCTGCCAGACGTCCCAGCCCCGCCCGCCGATGCTGGTGGTGCCGACCTTCCCGCCGACGGGCTGCACGTTCCCGGTGTGGTTGAACCAGATCATCAGCTCCATCTGGTTGACGCCGTTCGTCTTCGCGGTCGGGTCCATCCAGATGTCGTAGGAGGCGTCGAAGACCGACCCGCCGACGTAGGTGTAGGAGATCGACGACGGCGCGCTGCCGATCCGGCTGAGCTGGCGGGGCAGGTTCGTGCCGGGGGAGCAGTTGCCGTAGTGGCAGCCCGCGTAGACGGCCGGGTAGGACAGCGGCGCGCCGCCGCTGGTGGACCCCTGCTGGGTCTGGATGCGGAACCCGCTGCCGGTGACGTTGATGCACTGCGTCGCGCTGCTGCCCCAGCGGTTGTTCATGACGACGTACCGGCCGCCGATCGTCGTCGAGCCGTACTGGTCGCAGATCAGTGTGTCCGCGTGCGCGGCCGGGGCGGCGGCGAGCGGTGCCGCCAGCCCGGCCGCGGTCAGCAGGACCGCGGAAAGGGCGTGCTTGAGTTTCATCGTGCCGTCTCCACTTCGTCGTGGGTAGTGCTCCCGTCGATGGTGTGGGAGCGCTCTCAGCATGAATCGAATCCGATGAAACCACAGCGGAACCGCGAGGCAAAGGGGGTGACCGTGATCAATTTTCGAACTGGCGCCGTCGCGGTCGGTCGCCGGGTGATTGCCAAGGGTGTGCCGCGGTGGTTACAGTCCTCCGACTGGGAGCGCTCCCAAACTCGACGACGAGGAGAGGGCGAATGCGGGCGAGGAAAACGCTGGCCGTACTGG is a window from the Amycolatopsis sp. cg9 genome containing:
- a CDS encoding glycoside hydrolase; translated protein: MKLKHALSAVLLTAAGLAAPLAAAPAAHADTLICDQYGSTTIGGRYVVMNNRWGSSATQCINVTGSGFRIQTQQGSTSGGAPLSYPAVYAGCHYGNCSPGTNLPRQLSRIGSAPSSISYTYVGGSVFDASYDIWMDPTAKTNGVNQMELMIWFNHTGNVQPVGGKVGTTSIGGRGWDVWQGNNGGNDVVSYVAQSAISGWSFNVLDFVNDVDARTRVDRSWYLTSIQAGFEPWSGGVGLAVNSFSAAVN